In a genomic window of Vigna angularis cultivar LongXiaoDou No.4 chromosome 6, ASM1680809v1, whole genome shotgun sequence:
- the LOC108342506 gene encoding uncharacterized protein LOC108342506 produces the protein MKQVVEKFCNLYLAQSWCEDIQNIISYVSSKCEANAPKVISYVILGTFSLLIFVLLRRTRSKPKPRPNKLQSTRSFIVRELHSGYPALERLMTEDYKHPSALDSAHALIRELQKGLPDLLILQQKVRELEMWEVEDYAEKILRPAFKEANEKEKPHEAYEFEMLIVEVLIYKGGISDLESALQCECLADESLKDARRPLYKAIIYKMLRNMEKAKEHWDEFIVVGDPAFGRQIEMDFDKFKYHVSRLQKATENVTKKRSSINFSTFSI, from the exons ATGAAGCAGGTGGTAGAAAAGTTTTGTAACTTGTATCTTGCTCAAAGTTGGTGTGAagatatacaaaatataatctCATATGTGAGTTCTAAGTGCGAGGCAAATGCCCCGAAAGTAATATCTTACGTAATCCTTGgcactttttctcttttgattttTGTGCTACTGAGAAGGACCAGGTCCAAGCCCAAGCCCAGGCCCAATAAACTTCAATCTACCAGGTCCTTCATCGTTAGAGAACTCCACAGTGGATATCCAGCACTTGAGAGACTGATGACAGAAGATTATAAACATCCATCAGCATTAGACAGCGCCCATGCTCTTATTAGGGAACTTCAAAAGGGTTTACCTGATTTACTGATTCTTCAG CAAAAAGTAAGAGAGTTGGAGATGTGGGAAGTGGAGGATTATGCAGAGAAAATACTTAGACCAGCGTTCAAAGAGGCTAATGAAAAGGAGAAACCACATGAAGCCTACGAGTTTGAAATGTTAATAGTGGAAGTGCTCATCTACAAG GGAGGAATTTCGGATTTAGAAAGTGCCTTGCAATGTGAATGTTTGGCAGATGAATCGCTCAAAGATGCACGACGCCCACTGTACAAA GCAATTATATACAAAATGCTGAGGAATATGGAGAAAGCTAAAGAACATTGGGATGAATTTATTGTAGTTGGAGACCCAGCTTTCGGTCGTCAAATTGAAATGGATTTTGATAAGTTTAAATATCATGTGAGTCGACTTCAAAAGGCAACAGAAAATGTTACAAAGAAAAGGAGCAGCATCAACTTCTCAACTTTCTCCATTTAA
- the LOC108342273 gene encoding probable hexosyltransferase MUCI70 — MGKLITTTKPLIFYSKLLCFSLLYLFTTLFLAFYSLSHSKCFFRSSPLDPLQNSLFSYPSSYGEHKYAVPTTRSTCSSPVFFSDYWDVVQEIKSLRETNRPYSGALRYVGGNADSFGGNLSTLARFSYFDHQNRNTEVLCGFLKKFPVSESDQIAMEQCDSVVVVSAIFNDHDKIRQPKGLGSITLQEVCFFMFVDDVTLKGFEHHGLILMNSTEYNIGVWRIVKVAKENLYQNPAMNGVIPKYLLHRLFPNSQFSIWIDAKMQLMVDPLLLIHSLVISDDVDMAISKHPFYVHTMEEAMATARWKKWLDVNALKVQMETYCENGLQPWTPKKKPYDSDVPDSALILRRHGLGSNLFSCLVFNELEAFNPRDQLPFAFVRDKMKPEVKINMFEVEVLEQVAVEFRHNLRSSDGTTFKKVSSSGKAKRAHPDLLYVNGSCCSKCQKYLSIMWGDTSNDEGPH; from the exons ATGGGGAAGCTAATAACCACCACTAAGCCTCTCATCTTCTACTCCAAGCTCCTCTGTTTTTCTCTGCTCTATCTCTTCACCACTCTTTTCCTTGCTTTCTattctctctctcactccaaaTGCTTCTTTCGATCCTCCCCTTTGGATCCTCTTCAGAATTCCCTCTTCTCTTACCCCTCTTCCTACGGAGAACACAAGTACGCTGTTCCAACCACCCGTTCGACATGCTCCTCCCCTGTTTTTTTCTCAG ATTACTGGGACGTTGTGCAGGAGATCAAGAGTCTCCGCGAGACCAACCGGCCTTATTCTGGGGCATTGCGGTATGTGGGGGGCAATGCTGATAGTTTTGGAGGAAATCTCAGCACCCTTGCCAGATTTTCCTATTTTGATCATCAAAATCGTAACACCGAAGTTCTCTGCGGATTTCTCAAGAAGTTTCCAGTCAGTGAATCTG ATCAAATTGCGATGGAACAGTGTGACAGTGTGGTTGTGGTTTCAGCAATCTTCAATGATCATGATAAAATCCGACAACCAAAGGGTCTTGGGTCCATCACATTGCAGGAAgtgtgtttttttatgtttgtagaCGACGTTACCCTCAAAGGTTTTGAACATCACGGATTGATTTTAATGAATTCAACAGAATACAATATAGGAGTGTGGAGGATTGTGAAGGTTGCTAAAGAGAATTTGTATCAGAACCCAGCGATGAACGGGGTTATACCAAAGTATTTACTCCACAGACTATTCCCGAATTCCCAATTCAGCATTTGGATAGATGCAAAGATGCAACTAATGGTTGATCCGTTGTTGTTGATTCATTCACTCGTTATATCTGATGATGTCGACATGGCTATATCAAAGCACCCTTTTTATGTTCATACCATGGAAGAAGCAATGGCAACTGCAAGGTGGAAGAAATGGTTGGATGTCAATGCCCTGAAGGTGCAAATGGAGACATACTGTGAAAATGGACTGCAACCATGGACTCCCAAAAAAAAGCCTTATGATTCAG ATGTACCAGATAGTGCTTTGATATTGAGGAGACATGGACTCGGTAGCAACCTCTTCTCATGCCTTGTATTCAACGAGTTGGAGGCATTTAACCCAAGAGATCAATTACCGTTTGCATTTGTGAGAGATAAGATGAAGCCGGAGGTGAAGATAAACATGTTTGAGGTGGAAGTTTTGGAACAGGTGGCAGTGGAGTTCAGACACAATCTGAGGAGCAGTGATGGGACCACTTTTAAGAAAGTGTCGAGTTCGGGAAAAGCCAAAAGAGCACACCCTGATTTGCTGTATGTGAATGGAAGTTGTTGCAGCAAGTGCCAGAAGTATCTTTCGATAATGTGGGGTGATACATCAAATGATGAAGGACCCCATTAA
- the LOC108342731 gene encoding uncharacterized protein LOC108342731 encodes MTTTQIAHHRDAAEIYKGEAVCKQKSRLLLDEILLPRGLLPLDNIVEMGYNRTSGFVWLKQKHKKEHRFTSIGRTVSYDTEVTAFVEEHRMRRVTGVKTKELFLWVTISEIFVEEPACAKISFANSTGISRSFPLSAFSIQDEQQQHQHNTTNTAVHKR; translated from the coding sequence ATGACAACCACACAAATAGCGCACCACCGTGACGCGGCGGAGATCTACAAGGGCGAAGCCGTGTGCAAGCAAAAGTCACGGCTCCTCCTGGACGAAATTCTGCTCCCGAGAGGGTTGCTTCCCTTGGACAACATCGTGGAGATGGGCTACAACCGAACCTCCGGCTTCGTCTGGCTCAAACAGAAGCACAAGAAGGAGCACCGCTTCACCTCCATAGGACGCACCGTTTCCTACGACACCGAGGTTACTGCCTTCGTCGAGGAACACCGCATGCGAAGGGTCACCGGCGTCAAGACCAAAGAACTCTTCCTCTGGGTCACCATTTCCGAAATCTTCGTCGAGGAGCCCGCTTGCGCTAAGATTTCCTTCGCCAACTCCACCGGAATTTCAAGGTCCTTTCCTCTCTCTGCTTTCTCCATCCAAGacgaacaacaacaacatcaacacaACACCACCAACACCGCCGTGCACAAACGGTAG